The DNA segment TAAAGGGAGGTGCATTAATGTGGCTCTTTCTGGTGCTTATGCAGTAGCATATGGTACCTATGTGAAAAAATTCTTAGCAAAATAGACAGTAATGCAGATAAAGTGGTTTTATCAAGGCACAGGACTTGTCAAACCCTTTTAATGTGAAAAGCACCAACTTTACTTCAAGAACACTGCCAAATGAAGTGGAAATAGTTGCTAAAACAAAGTTTGTTTTACCTTAAAAGTAAgtgttgaaatgaaaatgtgaagatCTGTCCATTGGGACGTCAATTTAGattcttctttgtttaaaaaaaaaagactacaaaACCAGTACATACACCTGATGGGAGCGCTGCACTTTCTAGCTACAGATAGTCTGGGGTAATTTTGTGTTGATCATAGTGGAAAATTCACAAAATTAAACAATCGTTTATTGACaaacatttgattttaaaacacaggtaCAATTGGCCATGTAGCCCATGGAAAGTCAACAGTAGTCAAAGCTATATCTGGAGTTCATACTGTCAGATTTAAAAATGAACTGGAAAGAAACATCACCATCAAGCTGGGTTATGCTAATGCAAAGGTGAGTCATTACCATAAATCTAGCAAATACGTTGCTGATTAATTTCAGGGTGGAATTAAGCTTATAAGTAACAAACTCTTGATGAATTCAActttttctcaatttttaaaaactacttaCAGATTTACAAGTTGGATGACCCAAGCTGTTCCCGGCCTGAGTGTTACCGATCGTGTGGAAGTAGCACCCCTGATGAGTTCCCTACGGATATTCCTGGCACCAAAGGGAACTTTAAACTAGTGAGGTAACCGCTGTAAAATGGATGGTATACattgtgtttgtttcctttcacaTAACTGAAAATAAGCAGGATTGAGCTGCAGGCTGAACACATTACAGCAGGCCATGTGTTCTTACATCCTGGGCACCCCTGATCTAAGGTGTCACCTTAACTGCCTTTTTGTTGTTAATCGTGATGTACATAGTCCACAGTAGAAAGCAACTGTGTCTTCTGTCCTTGGGTGTTTGCAGGACTCTGAAGTAAAATGTTTCTGCTATTCataaatgtacattttaaagCCACTGTAATGAGAACTAAAACAGATCTcacaaaagcatctttaaaatcCCTTTCTGGAGTCCTAGAACAGTTTTCTTCCTAGAAACAGCGGTTTTCAAAGttcttaaaatgaatatttgaaagCCTAATGCTCAAATGAGAGATCAGGCCTCTAACTGGAGGCCAAATGGACTTAATTTACTCCATTTCAAATAAAGCATAGCATGGTCATTATGCAAGTATAGTAACCACAGCAGATCTACACGGGTCTTTACAACAATTGCTCAAAGGAGATCAGTCATGAAGACTTATATAGCAAAATTCCTACTTCATGCTTATGTGTAAAATGCATATAGTGCTGTAATCACAggcttccttcctttttttcagattccCGGTAGAGCACTTTTTCAAACAATAGTTTCTATTGGGGTGTGAAAATCATGCGGCCACAGTTAAACTATTGGTTAATAGCTTTGGattctttattttactgtttatttgcTCACAGTAGAGTTTTAACATTGTCAGTAAAGCGCAAATTAGTCCTTTGCTTTTTGGTGGCATGCTACCAGGAAATGAGTATTCATCACTAAATAGGTTCAGGCAAGAATACGGTGAATCAATTATGGTCTGCACAATAAAATCACAAGGTCGCAACCAAGAGCTGTAATGTTGTCTGTGTAGATAAATCTTTGACGTGAGGTGCAATTATAACCATGTAACTAAAGACGAGTAATTTTCTAAAATTGGAAAATGGgcaacatcttttaaaatgtctgtgaaaagagataagaaaaatcctttgtgttgtggtttttttccctattctgGTGCTTTTAAACCTAGTCCAATTTACAAGTAAATTCGAAATACAAAAGCAGTACCTAATATGGCTACAGGTGTTGAATCaggaaaaaagtcagaaaaaactATTCAGTAGTCTCTGTTCCTTTAGAATTCTCCTCAAAATACTTTTAAGGTATTACTTTTTAGCACCTGTCTTGAAATACTTGTTTATCTGTCTATTTTAAGgatgttttttaattttcctgtctgcCTAGCCACTAGTGTAAATCAGTCAGAAATTGTTTATAACTGGCTTTTAGACTtctttttaaccttttcctACAACAGGCATGTCTCTTTTGTGGATTGTCCTGGCCACGATATTTTGATGGCTACTATGTTGAACGGTGCAGCAGTAATGGATGCAGCTTTACTGTTGATAGGTAATGATTGCTACACAAAAGCAGAGGTCTATTTTTTAACATCATGAAGCAACTTTTATATGGGTTTTAAAATTTAGTGGGGAGTGATTAAAACAAGTGAATGCTTTGAGATgtgtttaagaaaataatgcagtGCTGCAACAGAAATGTACCTTAGCAAGCTGGGTAGCCAGGCTGCTACCAGCTGGTACATCACTGTACATACTAATTAGTCTGGTAGCTGGTCCAGTTGATAGAAGATTTGAAATCTTGTAGTGCTATAgtactgtaaaatatatataattttatggAAATAGGTTAGTTACAGGtgtgttttgaattttgaaGCTTCAGTTTGCTTTAAATGTGTAGCCTTTGTCATAGGAGAGTCCTGGAACGTCAGTACAAACAGTAAACCCAGATGAATACAGGTAAAGTCAAGGTACAGGAGTTTTATCTTGATTTGGCCAGGTTTTTTTCCGCTTTGCACAAAAAGTGagtaaaactgatttttatatgTCTATTTAGTGCTTTGCAGCAATGATTACTAATGATCTTCTTTAGATGGGGCACGTCaaaaaacaagaacaacagCTTCAAATATTGTAGTTTAAATAGTCTGAGACAGCTGATGAGCTGTCATTCCTTCTGTCTCTTTACATCTAGAAAGTGTGATAGACCAAAGTTCAAGTGAGACTAAGCACTGTAATGCCATTTCAAGacaaagctgttttcctggATGGTTGAAATCTGAACCATGCTGATAACTGCCCTGTTCACATACTTGATATTTATTGTATATTACAGAATTTGGgaatctttgcatttttatggcTTTAGTAATAAGAAAATGCCATAgaattttaagatatttattGAAAGGTGAATTGTCTGCTATGCTGCCGTCAGTACTGAGATgtctgaaaactgaaaggatGGAATAAGTTAAATAGGCACAAGTTAGTTGTTGTGTCTTTGGAAATTTTATagctgtgtgtttctgttgGGAGCAAGTAGAATGGGAGAACCACTCTGGCAACCTCTCATCTGTCGTATGTTGTATGAATGCTACAGCCAGCAGTTCTGGGGAAGAATAGGTGCTTATTAACATGGATGCTTCATGTGTAGCTTACAGAGAGGTGACTGTCTTCTTTTTATAAAGATACAATAGAAAGTAGGTGTCCTGACTATAGGAATTTTGACTGTTTCTGTAGTTTCTATATTGCGgtcacttttcttctttcagctggTAATGAGTCCTGCCCTCAACCCCAGACCTCAGAACATCTAGCTGCTATAGAGATTATgaaactgaaacacattttGATTCTACAGAATAAGATTGACTTGGTGAAGGAGAGTCAGGCTAAAGAACAGTATGAACAGATTCTTGCATTTGTACAAGGTAAGTTTTCGGCAGCAGAAACCCAGTTACTGGTGGAAATTTGTCAGCGTTGGGACATGGACATAGTGGTTTTCTATGTGCTTATAGAAAAGCTTCTCTTTTAGACAGTGCTGACGTACATAGTCTATTAATCTGAAAAACAGACCTAATCTAAAAAATAGTGCTTCTTGCCTGTTTCAGTACTGCTTACATGCACAATAGTGTTATGGCTGTTTGGTCAGAGCTCTTGATGTAAAACAAGTAACAACAGCTCTTGTCTACTATCTTTCATGGAATTTGTGGTTTCTTCTTGCTACTGTCTCTTCTTGGATTGATCTTTTTTCTAGAGATTGTACAGTGATTTTACTGCAATGCAGGAGAGAACAAAGCAGTACTTTTTAGCACCATCTTGTAGATATAAATGCATTAGTTACTTTTATTAAATCACAAAAGATTGTCCTCTCTTGCAGTCCAGTTCAGACAGGGCTTATCATACTCTGTCCATAAAGTTCTGTTCAACTTTAATTTAGtgctttgggtttcttttttcccaggaTCTTCCACTGTTTTCCCTGCTTAGCTGCTTTAGCCAGGGTATGTGAAAAGTTGCCAAGCTAATTTGTCACCATCAAAAGGAGCCATTTGGTCTCTCTCTTTTAGTTAAGAATTGTTGCCTTATGTAAACTGTTCATAACAGCTATATGAGAGTGGCTTAATGTGTAAATTTCTAGTTCTTTGTGTGAGAACAGGAGTTGTCACAAGAAATAtagatttaattaaaactaGTAATATTAAGCAGGATAATGACAAAAATCCTTCCATAAAATTAGGGGTTTtctaaaataatgtatttggaTTGCAAAACTcgaaaaaaaattgaaaacatagATCGTTACGTTGATAGGAATTTCAGTCAGAATGAAATCTGTACTGATAGTAATACTGTTATATCAAATACTGAGATATCTGATCTCTCCGAGGAAATTATCTTAAGAATATTCTGATCACAATGTAAGAAGCGCAGAAGATAATGTTTCGCTGTGTTCAGAGAGCAACCATAAAGCTTTCAGTACACATTTATCCATAGGCAACGTGACTACCTCAAAAAGTAGGTCTGGCTGATTTGAGCTAAAATGTTGAAGGGAAGTTTAAATGCTCTGATTCTTGCTGGTTTgtaaaaaacacataaaatgtgCTTTGAAGTTCATTAGTATTTTTAACAATGACAGAACATTTGGTCATGTTGTTGTAAATACTATATTAAGGCTTGATGTTAAACTTGGTCTTGCTTTAGGTACAGTTGCAGAAGGAGCTCCAATAATTCCAATCTCAGCACAGTTGAAATACAACATTGAGGTAGTTTGCGAGTATATAGTGAAGAAAATCCCAGTCCCTTTGCGAGACTTCACATCTGAACCAAGGCTCATTGGTATGTAAATGCTTAGGTGTGGGCTTTCGTGGCTAACTGTCCACTACCTGTATCTACACTTGGAATAATTTGTTGCTGAATGCTCTAAGGAGGTAGGTTTAAAAGGAACATTTTAGCGTgctcttattttaaaacttgcatATTTTCTGAGTCCTGTGTTATTTGTTCATAGTTAATTGTTAAATCTGTTCGAGGTAATTGATGGGTTTTGTGTATATTCTTTGTGTATAACAGCACTAAAATGCAATAACGATGAGAAATCTGTCTTAAATTCATAGCAGCTAAAGGAatgttttaaatgtgatttaacAAAGCATTGACAGACTGttgaatttgaaaatgaaattatttccataaaaaACTTGTTGCGCAGTTAGGTTTTCTGTGTTAGAGTCCCATCTCCTGAAACTCTGTTTTTGTCCaacttattttgaaattcagttcCATTGCAATTAATCcatttgttggcttttttcccctcacaaaACATGGGTGATCTACAAAGCCTATGGTCAGAATGCATAAGAATtgactacattaaaaaaaggttGCAATATTCACAATTGACGTTGTCAGtattggagttttttttctaatatagTTGGTTAAtatagctttgcttttctgatactgatatttagtttaatttttgctgtgcagaaacagttttaaaagctatttatgAGCAGCTTAAATTTCTTTGAGAATAAAACCAACTGTATActtaaaaattcagaataatATATTCATCACATTTAGTGTTATGCCTGAATTAtgtttttataatattttttttgtgtatgccTTAATAAGAAAACAGGTGCAAAGTTGCTAAAGTAAGGCACTACTTCCTTAAAAAAGTGATCTTTATATTTAAGTTGGTtatattctcttcttttcagtAATTAGATCTTTTGATGTCAACAAGCCTGGTTGTGAAGTTGATGACCTTAAGGGGGGTGTTGCTGGTGGCAGTATTCTAAAGGGTGTTTTAAAGGTaaccttttccctttttgttttctggagatCTGTAATAATAGTGAGGAAAGGTTTTGCATGCTTAGTACAAAACCAATCTGTGTAAttcaatgcttttaaaactaGAATACAGTCAGGTGGTACCATCCTTTGTCTGTGCTTCATTTTTactttactgttttaaaataccagaacaagaaacacagattttttaatatgtaatttGTTCCCATAGTCTTCACTTTTGCTAATTATGATACTTGTTATTGCTTACAAAAATTGAAGGAGCTAATTTTTTCCTGTCCTACCACTGGCTGAATTAttgggaggggaaagaggggagcAAGAGAACTTTAAAGGTACCTCTGAGGTGTTTGGGTTCCCACAGGTGCTCCATTTACGTATTCtgtgtattttgatttttttttttttttttttgcttgtgggATACTGTTGACAGATAAAAACTTTCAAAGTTGCTCTGTTAGACTGGAAAGCAAACTATGCCTTTGAACATTTTTACAGCTTATATGTTCTTTGTCTTGCAGTTTATTAATGCTGATCACTTACGCATattcaattaaattaatttttctgagtGCACTAACATTTCTAGattaaatagttaaaaaaataaactaaaatttaAGTTCTGGGACTAATACTGGTACATATCCTTTGCTTAAGTAGTTTTGTAAATTGTCTTCGATACAAAATTGTTATATTGGCTATAAGGTACAGAGCTTTCAGTATTGTTTGCTGTGCAGTAGACAGTGTAACAGAAGTCCTAGAAGTTCTACAGTAGCCTAGAAGTATGGTCTTATATAAATAGTAGATCTTAGGATAAGTAGGTCTTATCTGTGACTAGCTTTATGTTCCTGTGAAACAATCAGTTAATCACTCTAACTTTTGTAATTAGGTGGGTCAGGAAATTGAAGTCCGGCCTGGTATAGTGTCCAAGGACAGTGAAGGAAAGCTCATGTGCAAGCCAATCTTTTCCAAAATAGTGTCACTCTTTGCCGAACACAATGATCTGCAATATGCTGCTCCAGGAGGTCTTATAGGTAAGAATACGTCATTATGAAAAGATCTTTATTCATGCTTATTGAAAACAAGTGATTTCATTCAATAATTAATAtgggtaaaataaaaatggctgtgagcaattttaaataaattgtatgTAGACAGAGGCAACATGAGTGTGAAAATtagatattaaataaataatttttctggcCAGTGGAGCTCAACTTGCATTGTTAATTGTACTGGCTTTAACAGACTATTTCATCCGTTTAGACAGAGCTCATAGTCTTGCTGATGTTTTGAAAGTGCTCTCCAGGCAACAGGGAATTTCCAGTGTCTTCTCAGTTTGTTCTTTCTAGATTGccttcaattattttaatacataaatgTGACAGCTACTTTTCAGTTACTCCTTGTGGTTTCTCATGTTGTGTTGTAGGTGTTGGAACTAAGATTGATCCAACTTTGTGTCGAGCTGACCGAATGGTAGGCCAAGTTCTTGGTGCAGTTGGAGCACTGCCAGAAATATTTACAGAGCTAGAGATTTCCTATTTCTTGCTGAGACGACTGTTAGGTGTGCGCACCGAAGGAGACAAGAAAGCTGCCAAGGTTTGACCTCTTTTGTGtcctaattttcttcttgtgctaGGTTTTACTAGTATGcacatctttttatttatgtattactTTTGTCTCTCTTTGTCATATGGCTTATCTGCTTATTTAATATTATAGAAGAATCCTTTTCAGAGGAGTAGGAATTCATACCAGAGTAGGTTAAAGTAGCATAAAGTATGTGTCCTGAAGGTAAATATTCTTCTAAACATACTGGTAGTTGTCTTCCTTTGCTCTCAGTCTGTTCATTTGTGCAATAATTACTTTTATACACATGCTGATCTATTTCTTACTTATGTGATTTTTGTAGATTCTGTCTCTGAAGAACTTTTTAAAGCTGAGTATTTTTGAAATACTGTAGTTGAAAGAAACTGAACATGATGCACAGCACAATCATTTTCCATGATCCATTTTgccaaaatcaaaataaaagattCTAGTTTTCCCTGTTAGCATTAAACTCATATGAACTGCTTCATGCAACGATAAGTTAAGAGCTTCAGTGCCTTCTTTATGCTgtgaaatgaattattttgagAAATCATTGGTGTATATAGGCATAAGGGAAAAGAGAACATCCAGATTATTTAAAAGGATAGTATAATGATCCAGTTTGTAGCAATATCTGAGACTGAGCTTTTAACACAGGATATGCAATCTTCAGtatgttttacagaaaacagaaatttcaagAAAGTACACCATAGTAAGAAGCTGTGATACCTGCACAACTATATGCACAACgtatttatgtatttgtccTTTCACATATGAACTTTATCCACTGAAGCTGTTACGCATGGTTAATGTCGGGGGCTGTTTATAGTTTTTGCATTTCCCAGTTATATCTTCTCTGTGGCAGCTTGGTAACAGAAGCTACTCAATATTGTCTGTGATACAGTGTTTTATATACTAAAGCGTTTGTTTCAGAGCTTTGTATATCTTTCTTCAGGTGCAAAAATTATCAAAGAATGAAGTTTTAATGGTAAACATAGGATCCTTATCTACTGGAGGGAGAGTCAGTGCAGTGAAGGCTGATTTGGGGAAGATTGTGCTAACTAATCCGGTATGCACAGAAGTTGGAGAAAAAATTGCCCTGAGTCGAAGAGTTGAGAAACACTGGCGGTAAGTTGGTGCTAAATTGGTAGTGTACCTTGTCGTAATattgttaataaaaaatacatgtatCTGATTTTGCTAGCGAATAGGTAAGTGTatgtctgtttttaaaattccaCTGGATTCTTCTAACACATTGACACCATTATTGTGGGATGCTTCATTTCCAGCCTCTTTTAAGAGTAGTATTGTAATGGGTAGATATCTATTACTTAACACACAAGGAAATATCTGAGTTTGGTGGTCTCTTGCTGAAACAGCCATGCTGTAATTTAGCTAAAAGTAGACTACCTGGGCAGCACAGTTTGAAAATTCTAGTGACGCTAAGCCAAAGCCTGTCTTCATACACACCTAAGGCAGTTATGTTCAACCTGTGGAGCTGTATGTGACTTGTAGCGCAACTTTGAAGTAATAGCAGGGAAGTGAAGGACTTTCTAAGGCTTGATTATTTTAAGTGCTATGAGcatagaggaaagaaaaaagtgtcaATGGGATTGACACCTTCAagtttgaaatataaaatggcTGACTACATAGGAGCATCGGGAGGGTGACAATGACAAGCAGAGTTGGTTGATGATTCACTTAAAGCTTGGCGCCACACTTCTCTTTAGATGGTTATTCATACTGTACTTATTACGTGTTCCGAAAGACTACATGAATATGGTGAGAACATAAGAGTGTTTAGATTCATTGACCCTGCACAGTTGTTGTAGTGTGACAGGAAAGTATGAGGAACATACCCATTTGTACAAGAAGTCCCTACTGCCTGAAAAAGAACGAAGCTTTAAACGTATGGatgtatgtttctttttcagatcaACAGGAAGGCACCGAGGAGAATTCAATGTTTGTTGTCTCAGAGCTAGCTGACAAAATAGGGAAGAGATTACAGCATCTCTTGAACAGAGTCAGGGGGAACACCCAAGCCGAAATCTAGGACCCAAATTAAGTCAGGGAAAgttgaaggaggaagaggagaaactgtGTTGGAAACAGTGTTTAACACTGTTACAGCTTTAGATTGGCAGCCTGTGTAAATTTTGGTGAGAGTTTTGTTGCTTCTGTAGATTACTTCCCACGTGGAAAAACAGGACCAAAAGAAGTCCATTTGTCTCTTTTTGGGGGTGGATAAGTAGTGTCAGCCTGCTATAAAGATCCTGTTATTAAAAAgttgccttctgggctgtattaaaaaggcaaatgaaaatgaaagttgagaaaagggaaaggaggaaaactcTGAAGAGCAGTGTAATAAAATCCAGTTGGAGTGAAGATAGTGTACAGTTGGTACTGTGAAAAGGAACTTGCAGCCTGGGGCAAAGGATTactgaaaaaatggaagaaagtgAGAAAGCAAGAGGTAAACAGAAAGTAGAACGTAAATGTATAGAAGCATAGAGGTTAAACAGCGAATGGCCAAGCAACAGGATACACTAGTGATTCCAAGGAACAGTGAAGTCAAAGGTGGACTGGCTATAACCTATGGGTCTGGCCCTAAAAAGTGGCAAGTGCTGGCCCAAAATGCATCAGTTCTTTTTCTGGTGTCCAGATACAGGCTCTACTGCTTAGCAAATTGCGGTGAGATGCACATGTGGTTTTTGTGTATCTTCTTGCCAGTTACTGGAAGCATTTTAAGGACAACTGCATGGATAACTTAGCCTGCCTGCTGTTTGTGGAAATAGACGtagtcttattttctttttagaagtgTATTTTACTGAGGCAACAGTGGCCTAAAAAAGAGACCTTAATGTTGCAGAATATAAAGAGTAGAACTTACTGAGTTGAGTTACCTTTATAAGTTACATGTTCATTGGACGTCACAGCTCTGTTTGTAATCTTACTGCCTGaattttcacaattttattGCTATTTGAAAGTAATGCAGCACTGCAGGTGTAGGTGAAAGCCATCAAGCTGTGAATACATTTGCAGTCCAGCAGTACAACATAAGTTAcaaaattttctgatttttaggTTACTGTCCTTAGATGATTACAAACATTCAGGTATTCTCTGCCCCTCAtccttttttattgtgttttcacTAACAAGTCCATCACCGTTTGGCCTTTGCCCGaacaatttcagcagctaaaaccgagcagttgggctcccagttcccttaCCTTCCACCCTGAGGGAAACAGAAGTGGGAGAAGACTTGTGCGTTGGAAAATAGAACAGCTTTGATGAAATACtagtaatgaagaaaatactacTAACAAGAAAATAGAATacatacaaatacacaaaattgCACCCCACCTCACTCTTTGATTGCTGTATGTCACCACAGATGCTACAGGGCAGGCAAGATACGTAGCAGaaaggagctgggctcaggaactggattcaggaatgcatggatcagAGATtaggggcaaacagacagatgaggtcctgaTGAGATATCAGCCATTGAAGAAGAGTTaagaccctcatgatctctGTTTTATACTGAGTCTGATGTATATGGGATTGAAaactctgttggtcagtttggggtcacctgtctGATCCACTCCTCCCTTCAAGTGTGGCCATTTTTGCCTCTTTGACTTACGCCACTCCATCAGCTTGAGGATGGCTTTGGTTACTacaggaataagtataagcagtGGTCTTTCTGCATACCACTGGCCTGTGTTATCACTTGTGGACAgaaacagtgtctgaaaaacatgcagttaacttgcagaaaatgaagttacttagatgagactgagctgaagttagaaaactgattctactttagctcaaaccagaacagtgGTCTTAGATCATGTATGATATGTTGGGTGacagagaggtggtggaacTTTGAGAACTGAAAGCATGAAGAATGACAGAATGCTGATATATCCTCAATATTTCTGGCTACTGTTAAAAGTAACccaaactttttctttttgcagtttaaTTGGTTGGGGTCAAATTAGAAGAGGAGTGACAATCAAGCCAACTGTTGATGACGACTGAAGAACAAAAGAGTACTTCATTTTTAGAGATGAAGTGCCTATTTCTACTTTGGAGGGAGTATATTTTCACAGTGGAATTGGAAGCTGTGCAAACATTATCGTTGAGCTGTATGGCTGTCCTTGTATCTTTTATTGAACTTTACCCTCGTACTAAAATACTAGTCACTATCACCATTAAAAGTGGAGAAGAATTGGCGTAGAAGTGGGTTTAATCATCCACATTTTAGTAGAAATTCATTGTACATGTCCCATGGCATGTCTAATTTATGTTATTTTGTTACAGACATATTTGTTTAATATCAGTCAAGCCAGCCCCAGTGTAACACGCAAACCATAAATCTggtattgaaataaaatattgcttattttcattaattcatacatttttttgaGTAACAAAACACTGCAGCAATTGTTTAACCAGtaagaattaaaagcagaaaacccGAACTCTCCTTGAAAACTAAGTACCCTTTATGCACAACATCTTGTTCTTTTAGACAGCTGTTTAGAGCAAAAGCTTTCTTCCTTAGTTCGTATAGTTCTGACTTTAGGATTCTCGTTGTATGGTAATGTCCTTGGTAATTAGGACAGCAATGTTGACTGACTTAAATTTGTCCCTTCCAGTGTTATAAGGAATTCCTCCTGAGGGAAAAGAAGTAAACTGGATCTGAAACGGCAGTACTGTCTACcttattttagaattttattttatttttacaaaaggAATGAGATTAATTTGAAACATAGGTGTTTTTCACTCTGTGTGAGTGACCTGAGAGCGCTTTATACAGTAGGAGTAAACTGCTTATTTCGAAGTTGTATTGGGTGAATAGCAGGTATGATATTGAACTAGAAAATATCCCTTTGACAGCCTTTTCCAGAATGGCTGTGGGGAGCGAGCAGAATTCGAAGtgagatgaggaaaaaagggTGTAAAACCACTTTTGCTTCGCTAGCCTGAATTACGCTTCTTGGGAGAAATGGAATGTAATAAACTTACTGTAGGGTGCTAATACTTTTATCCACTTAGGTTTAACTCCTTCATTTGTACTAAAGAACATAGTTCTAGGTATTTCATATACTAGATTATTTAGCAAGTCATGCTGCTTTCCGTGTTTTTATACaaagtactgtgttcattttcaAAGGCTGGTTTCAGTTGTGTTCAATATTTTCAAGGCCGCTC comes from the Cuculus canorus isolate bCucCan1 chromosome 1, bCucCan1.pri, whole genome shotgun sequence genome and includes:
- the EIF2S3 gene encoding eukaryotic translation initiation factor 2 subunit 3; its protein translation is MAGDEAGVTLGQPHLSRQDLAALDVTKLTPLSPEVISRQATINIGTIGHVAHGKSTVVKAISGVHTVRFKNELERNITIKLGYANAKIYKLDDPSCSRPECYRSCGSSTPDEFPTDIPGTKGNFKLVRHVSFVDCPGHDILMATMLNGAAVMDAALLLIAGNESCPQPQTSEHLAAIEIMKLKHILILQNKIDLVKESQAKEQYEQILAFVQGTVAEGAPIIPISAQLKYNIEVVCEYIVKKIPVPLRDFTSEPRLIVIRSFDVNKPGCEVDDLKGGVAGGSILKGVLKVGQEIEVRPGIVSKDSEGKLMCKPIFSKIVSLFAEHNDLQYAAPGGLIGVGTKIDPTLCRADRMVGQVLGAVGALPEIFTELEISYFLLRRLLGVRTEGDKKAAKVQKLSKNEVLMVNIGSLSTGGRVSAVKADLGKIVLTNPVCTEVGEKIALSRRVEKHWRLIGWGQIRRGVTIKPTVDDD